One genomic window of Roseateles sp. DAIF2 includes the following:
- a CDS encoding ornithine cyclodeaminase, with the protein MTRFIDVPALTQLLQRKGVAPLMAELAEALREDFLRWEEFDKTARVASHSPVGVIELMPVADTRHYAFKYVNGHPINTSRGLYTVMAFGVLAEVASGYPLLSELTLTTALRTAATSALAARTLARPDSRRMALIGNGAQSEFQTLAFHNQLGIEEIVAYDIDAAATDKLQRNLAAYPGLRIRRAGSVAEAVRGADIVTTVTADKTRATILTPEMIEPGMHINAVGGDCPGKTELHAELLRAARIFVEYEPQTRIEGDIQQLAPDHPVTELWRVLAGQAEGRQSREQVTVFDSVGFALEDYSALRLVYRLALELGIGQEVELVPPADDPKDLFRHTGSAHRRAQLRRAA; encoded by the coding sequence ATGACCCGCTTCATCGATGTACCCGCCCTGACCCAGCTGCTGCAGCGCAAGGGCGTGGCGCCGCTGATGGCCGAGCTGGCCGAGGCCCTGCGCGAGGACTTCCTGCGCTGGGAGGAGTTCGACAAGACCGCCCGCGTGGCCAGCCATTCGCCGGTCGGCGTGATCGAGCTGATGCCGGTCGCCGACACCCGGCATTACGCCTTCAAGTACGTCAATGGCCATCCGATCAACACCAGCCGCGGGCTCTACACCGTGATGGCCTTCGGCGTGCTGGCCGAGGTGGCCAGCGGCTATCCGCTGCTGTCCGAGCTGACCCTGACCACCGCGCTGCGCACCGCCGCCACCTCGGCGCTGGCGGCTCGGACCTTGGCGCGGCCCGACTCGCGCCGCATGGCCCTGATCGGCAACGGCGCGCAAAGCGAGTTCCAGACCCTGGCCTTCCACAACCAGCTGGGCATCGAGGAGATCGTCGCCTACGACATCGACGCGGCCGCGACCGACAAGCTGCAGCGCAATCTGGCCGCCTACCCCGGCCTGCGCATCCGCCGCGCCGGCTCGGTGGCCGAGGCGGTGCGCGGTGCCGACATCGTGACCACGGTGACGGCCGACAAGACCCGCGCCACCATCCTGACACCCGAGATGATCGAACCGGGCATGCATATCAACGCGGTCGGCGGCGACTGCCCCGGCAAGACCGAGCTGCATGCCGAGCTGCTGCGCGCCGCGCGCATCTTCGTCGAGTACGAGCCGCAGACCCGCATCGAGGGCGACATCCAGCAGCTCGCGCCCGACCATCCGGTCACCGAGCTGTGGCGCGTGCTGGCCGGCCAGGCCGAGGGGCGCCAGAGCCGCGAGCAGGTCACGGTGTTCGACTCGGTGGGCTTCGCGCTGGAGGACTATTCGGCGCTGCGCCTGGTCTACCGCCTGGCGCTGGAGCTGGGCATCGGCCAGGAGGTCGAGCTGGTGCCGCCGGCCGATGATCCGAAGGACCTGTTCCGCCACACCGGCTCGGCGCACCGCCGCGCCCAGCTGCGCCGCGCGGCCTGA
- a CDS encoding ATP-binding protein, with the protein MGASIGLLLPALIIGGLWIGLREPQQVEQAQQAELQAKLDVLASSLPELLWNLDQVAAREVVAAIMKSPEVVRVRVSDASQGVPFIEMRYPERQKGRLFQGEREIYRGSAKIGHIQIDLDDHLASAALARQRWLYGLTVGGQLLISLLLILMLLNSRLLRPLRELSGFANDLAEGRFSAALGRQRGDEIGRLGGHLEHMRDALQQQFESQRDLINRLRGMAETVPGVVFQLRMKSGGQFSFAYVSEAVRDYLQISPAELAEQADAWFERLHAEDRALVRDSLMASARHLTPWQQEFRTHHADGSERWLYGNAIAQLEDGPESGGVLWHGFLTDISRQRRDALELERYRHHLEELVQARTAELAEATQAAQAASLAKSAFLANMSHEIRTPMNAIIGLTYLVRRDTLEPEQQERLKKVADAAEHLLSVINNVLDFSKIEAGKLQLARAEFSVGQVLDGIKSMLAQRAAEKRLRIDLDLDPRLAARPLLGDSQRIAEVLLNFAGNAVKFTEQGFVRLSARVEQEQGRRVQLRFEVQDSGIGISEEAQARLFQDFEQADSSTTRRYGGTGLGLAICRRLAHLMHGEVGVESEPGAGSLFWFTLRVEQPAPDDGRAPLPLSRNQIAQDLQQQFAGTRVLLAEDNAVNQEVAVALLSSAGLKVDVAEDGQQAVDMVEQSDYALVLMDVQMPVMDGLDATRAIRASSRGRELPILAMTANAFAEERQRCLDAGMNDHVAKPVVAEQLFATLRLWLSRRPARA; encoded by the coding sequence ATGGGCGCCAGCATTGGCCTGCTGCTGCCTGCGCTGATCATCGGCGGGCTGTGGATCGGCCTGCGCGAGCCGCAGCAGGTCGAACAGGCCCAGCAGGCCGAGCTGCAGGCCAAGCTGGACGTGCTGGCCTCCAGCCTGCCCGAGCTGCTGTGGAACCTGGACCAGGTGGCCGCCCGCGAGGTGGTGGCCGCGATCATGAAATCGCCCGAGGTGGTGCGCGTGCGCGTCAGCGACGCCTCGCAGGGTGTGCCCTTCATCGAGATGCGCTATCCGGAGCGCCAGAAGGGCCGCCTGTTCCAGGGTGAGCGCGAGATCTACCGCGGCAGCGCCAAGATCGGCCATATCCAGATCGACCTGGACGACCACCTGGCCAGCGCCGCGCTGGCGCGCCAGCGCTGGCTCTACGGTCTGACGGTGGGCGGCCAATTGCTGATCTCGCTGCTGCTGATCCTGATGCTGTTGAATTCACGGCTGCTGCGCCCGCTGCGCGAGCTCAGCGGCTTCGCCAACGACCTGGCCGAGGGCCGCTTCTCGGCCGCCTTGGGCCGCCAGCGCGGCGACGAGATCGGCCGGCTGGGCGGCCATCTGGAACATATGCGCGACGCGCTGCAGCAGCAGTTCGAGTCGCAGCGCGACCTGATCAACCGCCTGCGCGGCATGGCCGAGACCGTGCCAGGCGTGGTGTTCCAGCTGCGCATGAAGAGCGGCGGCCAGTTCTCCTTTGCCTATGTCAGCGAGGCGGTGCGCGACTATCTGCAGATCTCGCCGGCCGAGCTGGCCGAGCAGGCCGACGCCTGGTTCGAGCGGCTGCATGCCGAGGACCGTGCCCTGGTGCGCGATTCGCTGATGGCCTCGGCCCGGCACCTGACGCCCTGGCAGCAGGAGTTCCGCACCCATCATGCCGACGGCAGCGAGCGCTGGCTCTATGGCAACGCGATCGCGCAGCTGGAGGACGGCCCGGAGAGCGGTGGGGTGCTGTGGCACGGCTTCCTGACCGACATCTCGCGCCAGCGCCGCGACGCACTGGAGCTGGAGCGCTACCGCCACCATCTGGAAGAGCTGGTCCAGGCCCGCACCGCCGAGCTGGCCGAGGCGACCCAGGCCGCCCAGGCCGCCAGCCTGGCCAAGAGCGCCTTCCTGGCCAATATGAGCCACGAGATCCGCACACCGATGAACGCGATCATCGGCCTGACCTATCTGGTGCGGCGCGACACCCTCGAGCCCGAGCAGCAGGAACGGCTGAAGAAGGTGGCCGATGCCGCCGAGCATCTGCTGTCGGTGATCAACAATGTGCTGGACTTCTCCAAGATCGAGGCCGGCAAGCTGCAGCTGGCCCGGGCCGAGTTCAGCGTCGGCCAGGTGCTGGACGGCATCAAGAGCATGCTGGCCCAGCGCGCCGCCGAGAAGCGCCTGCGCATCGACCTGGACCTGGACCCGCGCCTGGCCGCGCGGCCGCTGCTGGGCGACTCGCAGCGCATTGCCGAGGTGCTGCTGAACTTCGCCGGCAACGCGGTCAAGTTCACCGAGCAGGGCTTCGTGCGCCTGAGCGCCCGCGTCGAGCAGGAACAGGGCCGCCGCGTGCAGCTGCGCTTCGAGGTGCAGGACAGCGGCATCGGCATCAGCGAGGAGGCGCAGGCGCGCCTGTTTCAGGATTTCGAGCAGGCCGACAGCTCCACCACGCGCCGCTACGGCGGCACCGGCCTGGGCCTGGCGATCTGCCGGCGCCTGGCGCACCTGATGCACGGCGAGGTCGGCGTCGAGAGCGAGCCCGGTGCGGGCAGCCTGTTCTGGTTCACCCTCAGGGTCGAGCAGCCGGCGCCGGACGATGGCCGCGCGCCGCTGCCGCTGAGCCGCAACCAGATCGCGCAGGACCTGCAGCAGCAGTTCGCCGGCACCCGGGTGCTGCTGGCCGAGGACAACGCGGTCAACCAGGAGGTGGCGGTCGCGCTGCTGTCCAGCGCCGGACTGAAGGTCGACGTGGCCGAGGACGGCCAGCAGGCGGTCGACATGGTCGAGCAGAGCGACTATGCGCTGGTGCTGATGGATGTGCAGATGCCGGTGATGGACGGGCTGGACGCGACCCGCGCGATCCGCGCCAGCAGCCGCGGCCGCGAGCTGCCGATCCTGGCGATGACCGCCAACGCCTTCGCCGAGGAGCGCCAGCGCTGCCTGGACGCCGGCATGAACGACCATGTGGCCAAGCCGGTGGTGGCGGAACAGCTGTTCGCCACCCTCAGGCTGTGGTTGAGCCGGCGGCCCGCCCGGGCGTAG
- a CDS encoding ABC transporter substrate-binding protein: MRLSCSPSYTLLALSLALAPAFAAERLILVTEDYPPFSMSDSRGQVIGMSTEIVKALLESIGYEHELNIYPWARAITMARNQINTCVYSMSRTPEREALYKWIGPLVVNDWALFARSGSSRPTQLDEVQNMRIGSYQGDAIVGWLQTRGFLVDIAPSDDVNPRKLLAGRIDFWATGRMIGVYRLQQLGLAGVEPVLTIHRSEMYLACNRQLPDEQVRQLNTALAALDKRGVLRRIYGSYGYAP, encoded by the coding sequence ATGCGTTTGTCGTGCAGCCCCTCGTACACGCTGTTGGCCCTGAGCCTCGCCCTTGCACCGGCATTCGCCGCCGAACGCCTGATCCTCGTCACCGAGGACTACCCGCCCTTCAGCATGAGCGATTCGCGCGGCCAGGTGATCGGCATGTCCACCGAGATCGTCAAGGCCCTGCTGGAGAGCATCGGCTACGAGCATGAGCTGAACATCTACCCCTGGGCGCGCGCGATCACGATGGCGCGCAACCAGATCAACACCTGCGTCTACTCGATGTCGCGCACGCCCGAGCGCGAGGCCCTGTACAAATGGATCGGCCCGCTGGTGGTGAACGACTGGGCCCTGTTCGCGCGCAGCGGCAGCAGCCGGCCGACCCAGCTCGACGAGGTGCAGAACATGCGCATCGGCAGCTACCAGGGCGACGCGATCGTCGGCTGGCTGCAGACGCGCGGCTTCCTGGTCGACATCGCGCCCTCGGACGATGTCAATCCGCGCAAGCTGCTGGCCGGGCGCATCGATTTCTGGGCCACCGGCCGGATGATCGGCGTCTACCGTCTGCAACAGCTGGGCCTGGCCGGCGTCGAGCCGGTGCTGACCATCCATCGCTCCGAGATGTACCTGGCCTGCAACCGCCAGCTGCCCGACGAGCAGGTGCGCCAGCTCAACACCGCGCTGGCCGCGCTGGACAAGCGCGGCGTGCTGCGCCGCATCTACGGCAGCTACGGCTACGCGCCCTGA